Genomic segment of Arachis hypogaea cultivar Tifrunner chromosome 11, arahy.Tifrunner.gnm2.J5K5, whole genome shotgun sequence:
ACTCTTTAGGATTGcatccaaattcaaaaattttctcttttgaagCTTCCTGTGGCTGCACCACCCGGGCTGCCGTCTTGGTCACTGATGTTTCCTTTCGATCCACCCTTTCCGAATCTATTGGGGTCATTCTGCAGTCAGTTGCTGGATGCCCGAAACAATTGCAATTGTCACAAATAAGGTGTAAGCATTCATACTCCACCTTATATTCAAACTCATCGACAATCACACTCCGGACCACCGGCAAACCAAGATTAATTTGCACGCAAGCCCGAGCAAATTTTCCCCTTTCCGCCAACTTAGTAGCCAGATCCACCTTGACTGGTCTTCCCACAGCAGAAGCGATTCTCATCATGGCTTTATCCTGATAGTACCATATGCTCAAACCAGAGATTCGAATCCAAACCATAGTCTCCCCGAAAGTGTCCTCACAAGGTTTAAAATCCGGTGTCCATGGCTTGACCGCAATATAGTGACCGAAGATCATTCATGGCCCCCCTAGTAAAACCTTCTCTCGATCGTCCATGCGATCAAATTTAACGAGGAAGTACCCAAAACCCACATCCAAGATTTCATATCCACCGGTGATCCTCCATACCCCTTTCAATTTGTGAAACATGGCCGTGTAACTAAGGTTTTTTCCAAGAACCTTAATCACAATTGCTTCCTTGTATGGTTCAGAAAGGATGTTCCTAGCCTCTTCGGGGAAGCAAACTTTTGGAGGCATAAGATCTCCTTGTTTTCCAGTGACCACTGCCATGGAATCCTCATCTAGAGCTTCAGCCCGATTTATCCCTGTGGCTACCATAGAACCAATAACCTTGTCACGGAACGAAATCTTGGAAGTCACCCTGGAACTAAGGTCGCCCTTACTTGATCCCTCCTTCATACCTGATGCAAACCCTCCCacactctcccccttatctctttcgatggcatggccatcttcttcaccgtgtttcaccctcaaaCGCTCTCTcccgctctctccttctcttATTCTCTCTGAGTACGGAGTACGTACTCTTTCTCTGCTAGGGGGTTTTTGGTCCTTTTTTACAATACAAATTGTTTTATGGATTATTTAGATTTAAGTTTTCTATTTTGGAATATTAGAGGTGCCTCTAATAAATTGGCCCGGATTCATAGTAAGGAGTTAGCGAATAAATTTCATCCTACTTTTTCATTCTGTTTGAAACCCATATTGCTTTCGAGAGGATGAAATCTTTTTGGAATAATCTAGGTTACCAGGGTGTTGGTATTGTTGAGGCTAATGGTCATAGTGGGGGTATCTGAGTTCTATGTTCTAATTCAAATATTTCTGTAAGAGTATTGGATGTAGTTGATCAATGTATCAGTTTTGAAATCACTATGGGCAATACATCTAGTTACTGCAGTGCGGTGTATGCTAATCCGCATATACATCGGCGTAAAGAACTGTGGGGTGACTTGACAAGGATTGCTAATATGATCCACGGATCTTGGATTGTGTTAGGGGACTTTAATGATGTTTTGTTGCAGAGTGAAGTTAGAGGGGGGCAATTTAGACTTGCCAGAGCAGAACAATTTGCGGAAACATGGGAGGATTGTGGGCTGTTTGATATGGGGGCTATTGGGAGAAGATTCACTTGGTACAGGAAGGTGAAAGGTGGGGTGCAGGTGGCCAAGAAGCTTGATAGAGCAGTCATCAACCAGGACTGGCGACTAATGTTTCCGGAGACTTATACTGAGGTGCTGGCGCACCTTCACTCTGATCATTGCCCATTATTCACTAGGTGCAAGATGGCAAAGAGGGCTACCAAGGGCCATCGTCCGTTCAGATTCCAGGCTGCGTGGATAACTCATCCTCTTTTTAGGAATGTTGTTGATACAGCTTGGAATAGAGGAGCTCCGGATGTAGTCAAATGTTTGTTGGAGGTTCAAAAAGATGCAACTAGCttcaataaaaaggtttttggcaatatttttgttaagaaaagggAGTTGGAGAGGCTTTTGAATGACGTTCAGATTACTCTGGAAAGTCGAGAAGATCAACAGCTTAGGATCAAAGAGCAAGTTTTGCATCAGGAACTGAATGCTGTCCTTCTTCAAGAAGAGTTGTTGTGGTATCAAAAATCTAGAGAACAATGGGTGAGATGTGGAgatagaaatacaaaattttttcatctGCAGACAGTTATCAGGAgaaagaggaacaaaattcatggtTATTTTTGGAGGATGGGTCTTGGGCCACGGAGACTACGACTCTAGAAATGGCGGcaaattctttctttcaaaagcTCTTTTCTACAAGGGAGGATATTGACCTGGACgccatggggccttttccttgCCCGTCTCTTAGTACTGAGACTTGTCAAAAGTTAGTGAAACCGGTGACGTCTGAAGAGGTTAAAAGAGCTGTGATGACCATGAGTTCATTTAAAGCCCCAGGGCCAGATGGATTTCAAGCAATTTTCTACAAAGAGTTCTGGGACTCTCTTAGCAATGATGTGTGTAGATTGGTCAAGCGAGCCTTTGAGGGTGAGCCACTGAATGCGGCTATTTTCGATACTCTCATTGTTCTAATTCCTAAAGTGGAAGTTCCCTCTTCCTTACGGGAGTTTCGGCCTATTAGCttatgtaatgtaatttataaaattgtcacaAAGGTTCTAGTTAACAGGTTCAGACCTTTCCTGTCGGAGATCATTGGTCCTTTGCAAGGAGGGTTCATTCCAGGAAGAGGAACCACAGAGAATATTATCATTGCTCAAGAGATTATGCACTTCATGAGGAACACCAAGTCTCGAAAAGGGACCATGGCAttcaagattgatttggaaaaagcttatGACAGGGTAGACTGGCGTTTTCTGAAAGCTACTTTGGTCCGGTTTGGGTTTCCAAAGGCTACCATTAATCTTATATTGAATTGTGTGACTTCCTCTTCGTTGGCAGTTTTGTGGAATGGGAACATGCTCCAAAATTTCAATCCGAAGAGAGGGTtgaggcaaggagatcctatgtctccttatctatttgtactctgtatggaaatgcttgcctgctttatctctcatagagtttcccaaggtttgtggaacccagttgcggtttctaggaatggaccacgactctctcatttgatgtttgcagatgatctttTGCTTTTCTGTAAGACATCAAAAGCTCAAGTAATAGAGGTCATGCATTGTTTGGACTTGTTTTCTAGAGCGTCAGGTTTAAAGGTAAATCTTCATAAGTCAAAGGCCCAGTGTTCCAAGAGGGTGTCGGAGAGGAGAAAAGAGGTTCTCTCAGGGGTCTCTAACATCCGGTTCTGCAATGATTTGGGTAAATACCTGGGAATTAACATCGGTCATGCCAGAGCTTCCAGGAAGACGGCTCAGgagattattgaaaaaattttgagaaaGCTCTCCAGTTGGAAAGGACGCCTACTGAATAAGGCAGGGAGGCTTTGTCTTGTTAAATCGGTTATGGCCTCTATCccagtttatgaaatgcaaatttctcttctcccgaagtatgcatgtaataaaattgattccttGATGAGACAATTCTTGTGGAAAGGCCAAGCGACTGGAAAAGGGCTGCCTCTGGCTAGGTGGGAGGTCGCCATAACTCCTAAAAAGGCAGGAGGATTGGGTATTAGGGATACTTCATGTACTAACATGGCGCTTCTGGGAAAGTTGGTATGGGATTGTCTAAATAATAGTGAGAAGTTATGGGTGCAGGTTCTGAAGCATAAATATCTCAGGAATCAATCTGGTATGAACGGAAACAATAGAAATTCTTCATCGGCTACCTGGAAGAACATTGTTAGTGCCTATGAGCATCTCAAGGAAGGGCTTCATTGGAATATTGGAGACGTCCACAAATCAGTTTGGTATGATGAGTGGACTCCTTTTGGTAAGCTTTGCAACCTTGTTCCTTATGTACatatttctgaatcagatttcatggtggctgacttgtggaaaggggtgtcttgggaggttgatagtcttaccatacctattccgcatgagattaagcagtttatTTGTGGTCTGAGATATCCTAGTTTGACTAAGTTGGAGCCACAGTGGGAGTGGTGGCCTGCAACAACAAAAAAGTATAGTGCAAGGGAGGGTTACAGATGGTTATtaaagaaaacattaaattggaatgccaacagtaattggaactggttgtggaacacaaacattccagagaagttcaaatttactatgtggcttagcttacatgatgctctaccaactgagacctttcgattcaagcggcatttagcttcttcagatatgtgtaagagatgtaacaaggcgcaggagactatggagcattaccttagagactgtgaacgatcaaaggcaatctggtatatgttggatcctagtatcctagactcgacggctggtactgctcttgaagagtggtttcggaaggccttgtctaacaatgaggcgtcctttggtgcagggctttggtgggtatggagacataggtgcaatgacatattcaacactgacaacccttggacagaccataaggttgttgccttggccagaattaccgccaaggacttacaggtttacaggaatcgaagcaatgcctttaggtctctccaaaattgcctgtgttgggaaccaccggtgggcaatagttttaaagttaattgtgatgcaagcttgtatatggattcaaatttagcgggatttgggtgtattattagagattctaagggagattggatctcgggctgctctggaagcattcccccttggtctataatcatatgtgaattatttgctgcttggagggggctggttttagtttgggattgcggtttgagggatattatatgtgaaacagattgccttgacattctgcccatcatgcatgagcttacaagtgggtatccatctgaagtaacagatttggttcacaagattcatgagcttttatctcgtccttggcttgttcacgttgaatgggtgtcccgagaagcaaatagagttgcggattggatggctaaatatggtgccaagagtaactctaatcatgttatttggtctgagcctggtgttgatctccaacgaatcatccgctcggatttagaatagcttttgctttgtttctttccttgtttagtcaccaaaaaaaagacATAAATATTGTATCTTTCACAAAGACATTGAacacaaacataaatataaaTGAGGGAGTCTGAAGAGAGGTATCAGGCGATCCTCTCATGCATGACAGAAACAGATGACTTCAGACTGGAGTGGAGGCGGGAGTTGGAGCGGCTTTAGCGGATGGAGCGACACATGGTGCCGTACGAAGATCAGATGTGCGCTGGTGGCAACAGCGCTGATAGAAGGGCACAAACATCACCGCCTAGGCCGCCGTCTCAGCAGTAGGACTAGCGGGATGACGACGACGACTTTTAGTaactagaattttttttatacattatttgATTGTATTATATCCTCTATTATTTGACTTTTCATTTTATTTGTAacttgataatttaatatatttgacttctattatttagaatttgactactaatggtgtaaaaattaaatttaaataaaaactttagaatttgactattaattttatcaaaaaaatattaaaaaaattgaacttaCTATTggtttttttttgagaaaatatCCAACGGTAAAAATGCGGAAACAAAacagtttggtgtcaaaattacCATTGAAAAAATCTACCGTTAACTAACACCATATACTTGTAGTTTGAAAAATCAATTCCGCCATAAAATCCGCCTTAAGTTATCGGCAAACAACAAAATTTGACGATAAATATTTACCGATGAGGTTTATACTGTCGAATTGGAATCGACAAAAaatctaataataaatttatttctgacgaattaatttcattttcttaCTAGCAAATTCGATAatactcaacatttttcttgtagtaaatGATGTCTTCCGGCAGTTGGTGCTTCCCTTCAAATATCGCCAAGTTCCTCGCTTTCTAAGTCGTCCAGCACAGAGTAACCACCTCTTCCACCAATCTCTTCCCACCATGGCAACGTGATGCAGAAAAATTAAAGTTTTGCtaatattgaatttaaaattttagttttaatctttaattaataaatacaatGTAAAATCTCAATTTTCCAGtctcaatttttgaaaacaaaaactaactgagtgatctaaatatataataaaaaaatcttaagtAAATGTCATTTTCGATCCTTAACTATTTGTCCGATGAACTTTTCACTTCCTAAAAAATCTAAACACCTAAATCGATCCCTATCTACTTTGATATATGTACATTTCAGTCTCTGGTTAGGGACCGAAAAGGGCATTTACTCAAAGTAAATAAGAACTCGAACGTACATATATCAAAGTAGATAGGGATTGATTTTAGTGTTTAGATATTTTAGGGGGTGAAAAGTCTATCAGACAAATAGTTAGGGATCAAAAAGAGTATTTACTCAAAAAATCTTTCATATTGTTAATAGTACAATAAATTAATGGCtctccctaattttaattttttacatgtaaattatatgtaaatttcagtttaaccctccttaaaattttattttaatcttattttattgtgtaaatattttttgtcCCTTCTAATATTTCTTCTAGCTCGGTCCtgacaataataattaaattaacaaggcctactatattaaattaaaagacaCATATTAGTAGCATATAATACTTATTTTGTTATAGGACTGCGCTTGCAGCCTCTGGCCTTGATTACGACTTGTCTGAGAGCGTGAAATTGGGATCCATATCCTTGCATTCTTCCCAATCCCCCATATGTTTTACTGCCATAACAAAATCTTGATGAAGAGTAGCAACAATGTCCCCTTTATGAACAACGTAACACCAAATCctaatcattatcattattaacaATTTTATTATTCAATGTGGTTGCTCTTTTTATTATTGCTTATTATTTTTTGTACTTATATATTAGTATGTTGAGTGAACTCAAATTTTTACTATCCAATTTATTTAGGCTCACTTGATATATCGCAAATTCAAcatttaaacataaatattttaaaattaaaattcagagAATACATAACTTCTAACTAGGATAATATGTTTTAACATTAGAGATCTAATAGGaaagatgattattttgattagaCCACTAACGAGAAATTATTTTCTCTTATCTTATGTAATTGTTTAGGCCTGATATCAAGTATATGAATAATTAAAAACAATTAGTATAATCaaaatatccctaaaatttcttatctaatatcaaataaaaaaaattaaagctagCTAAGccctaaaaaaattattagttttatCTTCCCTAGTCTTTCTTGATTTCTTAACCTAGCTAGCCTAATCTCTTTAATTAatcatatatgaaaaaaaaatgcactcgaatattgaaaataaaaatgggAAGTTAATCTTAAAATAATAGACGTAAATATGTGAAGACATTTTGCGACAGTCAATAAAGCAACCTAGTCAAAATTATTataatcttttttctcctttaaACCGTGAAACACGGACACTTCGCTGAATTGTCGTGTTCGTGTGTCGGACATATTTTAAACACGAAATTTACCAACACTCATTCGATATGCATGTCTGTTATATCCAACCgtatcttaattaaaaaaaaattcttttctagATACACTTGAACACACATTAAATACCATCAAGTATCAGCATGTgcaattttattcttaacatatatttttaaaatgccTGCTATACATACAAGcctttttgacttacaagtcttacaaattGGCACAAGTCCAACAAAACACACGCGTATTACACTCctacattcaagagtaaatacaCGGACGTTATTCAACCACTTCCTGTTTCCAAAGCGCACTACTCACTatgcattatgaacgactcttctttttcttcctccatgaaaacgagtttcttgccaaatttgttcgATCTCTTTCGTGCGTTCTTTATTCGCCTTTTCATTCGTTGTTTTACCTGCGTTTATCACTGGtattcttgcttcgttttttttttcgattttcatggtttctgaaatcaagctttgaaatcgttttgaatataatggaacttcagaaatacacccaaacgattacataaatacacccaaaagattacagaaatacacccaaagaattacagaaataaacccaaaggatttaagaaatacacccaaaggatttaagaaatacacctaaaattcgttgaagtacaccttatgcataattcagaactcttcctctttctcctcctcatcttctgcttcttcttcttcattttcttatttcatattctcataatttttttggaggaaaaaatcaaacaaagaagaaaaaaatacataatgttacaaaatcaaaagaagaacgaGGAGAAACACGACAATGAAGATGAAAgacttcaaaaacgatttcaaagcttgatgtcaaaaaaaacaatgaaaattgaGAATAACAAGAAAGagaacagagagaaaagcacgtaaatgaagaagaagaaagagaaggcaagaaattcgaaaaagaaaacagaatcctttaaaaaattaaatctgttAGAGGTGCGTTTGAGCGTAAAATCAATTAGaggacttgtaagacttgtatagGAGAATcacttgtatgtagagattaatcctatttttaaaatgaatttagatatagtatgtattattatttattaaaacaaaaaatattttaaatacttgatataattaaaataaaatattaaaaataatttaaaaaattaatttatattttaatatcaataaaatattaaaatatgattgcaatttattcaaaaaatacgatatattttatacttataaaattttaaaaaatttacatatTAACATGTTCTATATCGTGTCACATTTCATGTATGTATGAGTGAGTGTCCGTACATCATAGCTTACGAAGCTTGCTTGTTTTTCACTTATAGACAGCGAAATTTCTTCCATGCATTAAGCACAAGAAGTTGCCAACAACGCTTTGTACCAAGAAAAAAAGGGTCAGAACGAGGAGAAAATAAAAGGTGGTGTGGCACTGTTGGAACCAAAACGCTGCGTTAGCCGACCACAATTTCAGCTTTCCTTCTTTAACTAAATTAACTGAAGTTTTCGTGACCTGAAATTACCGAAAGGTCCCCCACCCTCTCAGTCTCGCCACACTGCATCCATTTCTGCCTCTGCCACAAAAGGCCACAGATGCTGacagaacaaaacaaaacatAGCAAAAGCAAAGGCTTCTAAGTTCTGATATCTGAAACCCTTTTGACACGGTAAACATTAAGGTGCTATACTGTTATTATTACAGCACATATCTATCgtgtacttttaattttatatttttttttaaaaaaatactatacaATCCAATTAATCACCACACTTTCCGGTCTTGTGTTTTTGGTTTCTCTCTTTTTAATGTATAAAGGTTTAAATATTACCGGATATAGAGTAAGTGATTATCAATATTATTGAAaatagatttgtttttcatctggCAACTTTATAAGTGGGTTATCAAGAAGCAAATTATTCAAGTGAAAAACAAATCTATTATTAAAATGAAGAATTGTGCTCCTAATTATTAGTGAATTATATTTTCTGATCGATTCCAATTATATATTCCACAATCCTTACAAGAAATGAAtcttttgatcttattttctagtTGGCGAAGTTAAATATAACTTTTGTTTAACCGTATAAATTTTAAGTGAAATCAAGGAAAAAAATACGCgataaaataaaaagtgtttaTTTTGGTATGACGATAAATTCATACGTATAcgtattaaaaaatattgataaattaaaacataatacatagatgatattttttatgttagtatttaatttttttattttaaatatatatcatataattatttttaggtttaattattctgttggtccctatagtttcgcgaaattttcaattaggtccctatactttttttccttttaattgggtccctatacattaatttttttttt
This window contains:
- the LOC114924667 gene encoding uncharacterized protein encodes the protein MGNTSSYCSAVYANPHIHRRKELWGDLTRIANMIHGSWIVLGDFNDVLLQSEVRGGQFRLARAEQFAETWEDCGLFDMGAIGRRFTWYRKVKGGVQVAKKLDRAVINQDWRLMFPETYTEVLAHLHSDHCPLFTRCKMAKRATKGHRPFRFQAAWITHPLFRNVVDTAWNRGAPDVVKCLLEVQKDATSFNKKVFGNIFVKKRELERLLNDVQITLESREDQQLRIKEQVLHQELNAVLLQEELLCYQEKEEQNSWLFLEDGSWATETTTLEMAANSFFQKLFSTREDIDLDAMGPFPCPSLSTETCQKLVKPVTSEEVKRAVMTMSSFKAPGPDGFQAIFYKEFWDSLSNDVCRLVKRAFEGEPLNAAIFDTLIVLIPKVEVPSSLREFRPISLCNVIYKIVTKVLVNRFRPFLSEIIGPLQGGFIPGRGTTENIIIAQEIMHFMRNTKSRKGTMAFKIDLEKAYDRVDWRFLKATLVRFGFPKATINLILNCVTSSSLAVLWNGNMLQNFNPKRGLR